In Triticum urartu cultivar G1812 chromosome 6, Tu2.1, whole genome shotgun sequence, the following proteins share a genomic window:
- the LOC125516495 gene encoding uncharacterized protein LOC125516495, whose amino-acid sequence MACQHRPEHQLPHPSLSSPSTAAEGGPRRRSRARWDHFRLICRFARLRSTLRPLSKVRKRSAAAGSSSPGPCCSSSCSSSRAAAWTSPATVRGCSALRASRAPSTSPLPGPNPFLLEKEMDTAVIQKDLGLPVGEAIFGKTILILGFGAIGMEIAKRLRPFGVKILATKRNWSSNTVSCDLDGLVDKKGGPEDMYELVQEADIVITCMTLNNESVGIVDHKFLSALKRVHVFFSNILVCIVGDLHLLISQIFF is encoded by the exons ATGGCA TGCCAGCACCGGCCCGAACACCAGCTTCCTCACCCCTCCCTTTCTTCCCCGAGTACGGCAGCGGAAGGAGGGCCGCGACGCCGCTCCCGAGCACGGTGGGACCACTTTCGTTTGATCTGTCGATTTGCCAGACTCAGGTCGACATTGCGGCCGCTGTCCAAGGTGAGGAAGAGGAGTGCGGCGGCGGGCTCTTCGAGTCCGGGCCCTTGCTGCTCGTCTTCCTGCTCATCATCCAGGGCGGCGGCATGGACCTCTCCTGCTACGGTGAGAGGCTGCTCAGCTCTGCGCGCTTCGCGCGCTCCCTCGACCTCCCCCCTCCCCGGCCCCAACCCCTTCCTGCTCGAG AAGGAAATGGATACTGCTGTCATTCAGAAGGACTTGGGCCTTCCAGTTGGAGAAGCAATATTCGGGAAAACA ATACTTATCCTGGGGTTCGGAGCCATTGGCATGGAAATTGCCAAGAGACTAAGACCATTTGGAGTGAAAATTCTTGCTACAAAAAGAAACTGGTCATCAAATACAGTGTCTTGTG ATCTTGATGGGCTGGTTGACAAGAAAGGTGGTCCAGAAGATATGTACGAACTCGTTCAAGAAGCTGACATAGTTATAACTTGCATGACGTTAAACAATGAATCA GTTGGGATTGTGGATCACAAGTTCCTGTCAGCTTTGAAAAGGGTACATGTATTTTTCTCCAATATACTTGTCTGCATCGTAGGAGATTTACATCTTCTCATTTCTCAAATCTTCTTCTGA